Proteins from one Panthera leo isolate Ple1 chromosome D1, P.leo_Ple1_pat1.1, whole genome shotgun sequence genomic window:
- the TSSC4 gene encoding protein TSSC4, translating to MAEAGAGQPLEAEQGTEYATLPSDTASLSDSDSDFSLPGSAEMAGVLPWEAQGDSDPDEPALPPRGRPSASASAQPFHLRDTSSTFSRRSHNIFDCLEGAARRLLPADSGDCARPPAPSSQPAAEGPGGAGQSPALPKRPPVPDYVAHPERWTKYSLENVAEASEQSNRAAALAFLGSKSLAVPGDYTPSFNQDPSSCGEGRVIFTKPARAGEARPERKRALRKAGEPAGAAPGNLGAAGGEGPVELAHLAGPGSPEAEEWSGAPGGLQEVGLLQGAAPAGSAVGPPVVETVGFHGSRKRSRDHFRNKNRPEAPGAEV from the coding sequence ATGGCTGAGGCAGGGGCAGGACAGCCCCTGGAGGCTGAGCAGGGCACAGAGTATGCCACCCTGCCTTCTGACACCGCGTCCCTCAGCGACTCagactctgacttcagcttgCCTGGCAGTGCTGAGATGGCGGGGGTGCTGCCCTGGGAGGCCCAGGGGGACTCAGACCCCGACGAGCCCGCTTTGCCTCCCAGGGGCCGCCCCTCGGCCTCGGCCTCGGCGCAGCCGTTCCACCTGAGGGACACGAGCTCCACCTTCTCCCGGCGCAGCCACAACATCTTCGACTGTCTGGAGGGGGCAGCCAGGCGGCTTCTGCCCGCTGACAGTGGGGACTGCGCACGGCCACCGGCGCCCTCAAGCCAGCCTGCGGCGGAGGGCCCAGGCGGGGCCGGCCAGAGCCCTGCCCTCCCGAAGCGGCCCCCCGTCCCTGACTATGTGGCCCACCCCGAGCGCTGGACCAAGTACAGCCTGGAAAACGTGGCCGAGGCCAGCGAGCAGAGCAATCGGGCCGCGGCGCTGGCCTTCCTGGGCTCCAAGAGCCTGGCCGTCCCCGGTGACTACACGCCCTCTTTCAACCAGGACCCCTCCAGCTGCGGGGAGGGGAGAGTCATCTTCACCAAACCGGCCCGGGCGGGCGAAGCCAGACCTGAGAGGAAGAGGGCCTTGAGGAAGGCAGGAGAGCCAGCCGGGGCTGCCCCTGGGAACCTGGGAGCGGCAGGGGGCGAGGGTCCGGTGGAGCTGGCCCACCTGGCGGGGCCTGGGAGCCCCGAGGCTGAGGAGTGGAGCGGCGCCCCCGGGGGCCTTCAGGAGGTGGGCTTGCTCCAGGGGGCTGCCCCCGCTGGGTCAGCAGTGGGGCCTCCAGTGGTGGAGACCGTTGGCTTCCATGGCAGCAGGAAGCGGAGCAGAGACCATTTCCGGAACAAGAACAGACCCGAGGCCCCGGGTGCTGAGGTCTGA
- the CD81 gene encoding CD81 antigen: MGVEGCTKCIKYLLFVFNFVFWLAGGVILGVALWLRHDPQTTNLLYLELGDRPAPNTFYVGIYILIAVGAVMMFVGFLGCYGAIQESQCLLGTFFTCLVILFACEVAAGIWGFVNKDQIAKDVKQFYDQALQQAVVDDDANNAKAVVKTFHETLNCCGSSTLSALTTSILKNNLCPSGSTVISNFFKEDCHQKIDDLFSGKLYLIGIAAIVVAVIMIFEMILSMVLCCGIRNSSVY; encoded by the exons atGGGGGTGGAGGGCTGCACCAAGTGCATCAAGTACCTGCTCTTCGTCTTCAATTTCGTCTTCTGG TTGGCCGGAGGCGTGATCCTGGGTGTGGCCCTGTGGCTCCGCCATGACCCACAGACCACCAACCTTCTCTACCTGGAGCTGGGAGACAGGCCTGCGCCCAACACCTTCTACGTAG GCATCTACATCCTCATTGCCGTGGGCGCCGTGATGATGTTCGTCGGGTTTCTGGGCTGCTACGGGGCCATCCAGGAGTCCCAGTGCCTGCTGGGGACG TTCTTCACCTGCCTCGTCATCCTCTTTGCCTGTGAAGTAGCTGCTGGCATCTGGGGTTTTGTCAACAAAGACCAG atcGCCAAGGACGTGAAGCAGTTCTACGACCAGGCTTTGCAGCAGGCCGTGGTAGACGACGACGCCAACAATGCCAAGGCCGTGGTGAAGACCTTCCATGAGACG CTCAACTGCTGTGGCTCCAGCACACTCTCCGCGCTGACCACCTCCATTCTCAAGAACAACCTGTGTCCTTCAGGCAGCACCGTCATCAGCAACTTCTTCAAG GAGGACTGCCACCAGAAGATCGATGACCTCTTCTCGGGAAAGCTGTATCTCATTGGCATCGCGGCCATCGTGGTTGCTGTGATCATG ATCTTCGAGATGATCCTGAGCATGGTGCTGTGCTGTGGCATCCGGAACAGCTCCGTGTACTGA
- the TRPM5 gene encoding LOW QUALITY PROTEIN: transient receptor potential cation channel subfamily M member 5 (The sequence of the model RefSeq protein was modified relative to this genomic sequence to represent the inferred CDS: deleted 1 base in 1 codon): MWGAGGPCRRSPRAAGRGWARDLCRGEIEFGGSGKKRGKFVKVPSGVAPSVLFDLLLAEWQLPVPNLVVSLAGEERPFAVKSWLRDVLRNGLVKAAQSTGAWILTSALRVGLARYVGQAVRDHSLASTSTKARVVAIGIASLGRVLHHQLLDDARVSEDSPVHYPAAEGSSRGPLCSLDNNHAYFVLVEPGPPGKGDGPTELRLTLEKHISEQRTGYGGTSSIEIPVLCLLVNGDPSTLERISRAVEHAAPWLILAGSGGIADMLAAFVNQPHLLVPQAVEKQFKEKFPGERLCWEDVVHWTQLLQNITSHPHLLTVHDFEQEGSEELDTIILKALIKACKSHSQEAQDYLDELKLAVAWDRVDIAKSEIFNGDVEWKSRDLEEVMMDALVSDKPEFVRLFVDNGADVADFLTLGRLQQLYRSAPPKSLLFHLLRRKHEEGRLTLAGLGAQQAREPPEGPPAFSLHEVSRLLKDFLHDACRGLYQAVSGPWAGRGGAGPGHPDADGPVPQERGPAGRPEARKGLPDLNRRSENPWRDLFLWAVLQNRHEMAAYFWAMGQEGVAAALAACKILREMSHLEAGAEGGRGGSEAKYEQLALGLFSECYRSSEDRAFALLVRRNRCWSRTTCLHLATEADTKAFFAHDGVQAFLTKIWWGNMASGTAILRLLGAFLCPALIYTNLITFSEEALLRTVPEGLQELDGLDSERSLLCSPGSRRDALTGAPRAQGDGGPRAAFLLTRWRMFWGAPVTVFLGNVVMYFAFLFLFTYVLLVDFRPPPQGPSGPEVTLYFWVFTLVLEEIRQGFFTDEDTRLVKKLTLYVEDHWNKCDMVAIFLFVVGVTCRMLPSVFEAGRAVLAVDFMVFTLRLIHIFAIHKQLGPKIIIVERMMKDVFFFLFFLSVWLVAYGVTTQALLHPHDGRLEWVFRRVLYRPYLQIFGQIPLDEIDEARVNCSLHPLLQEGSASCPNLYANWLVILLLVTFLLVTNVLLMNLLIAMFSYTFQVVQGNADTFWKFQRYHLIAEYHERPALAPPFILLSHLSLALKRLFQKGAEQRRARLERDLAEPLDQKMVTWETVQKENYLSRLERQRKDSKEEVLRKTAHRVDIIAKHLGGLREQEKRIKHLESQVNYCTALLSSMAQGGSYRNSQNTEDGHQQASAERREGVGSGGYPEAGRLLSDT, encoded by the exons ATGTGGGGTGCCGGGGGTCCCTGCCGGCGAAGCCCCAGGGCTGCCGGACGTGGGTGGGCGCGGGACCTGTGCCGGGGCGAGATCGAATTCGGAGGGTCTGGGAAGAAGCGAGGCAAG TTCGTGAAGGTTCCGAGCGGTGTGGCCCCCTCCGTGCtctttgacctccttctggccgAGTGGCAGCTGCCAGTGCCCAACCTCGTGGTGTCCCTGGCGGGTGAGGAGCGGCCGTTCGCCGTGAAGTCCTGGCTGCGGGACGTCCTGCGCAACGGGCTGGTGAAGGCGGCTCAGAGCACAG GAGCCTGGATCCTGACCAGCGCGCTCCGTGTGGGCCTGGCCCGGTACGTGGGACAGGCCGTGCGTGACCACTCGCTGGCCAGCACGTCCACCAAGGCCCGCGTGGTGGCCATCGGCATTGCCTCGCTGGGCCGCGTCCTGCACCACCAGCTTCTGGACGACGCCCGGGTAAGC GAGGACAGCCCTGTCCACTACCCCGCGGCCGAAGGCAGCAGCCGGGGCCCCCTCTGCTCCCTGGACAACAACCACGCCTACTTCGTCCTGGTGGAGCCCGGGCCTCCCGGGAAGGGGGACGGGCCGACGGAGCTGCGGCTGACGCTGGAAAAGCACATCTCGGAGCAGAGAACCGGCTACGGGG GCACCAGCAGCATCGAGATCCCCGTCCTCTGTCTGTTGGTGAACGGCGACCCCAGCACCCTGGAg AGGATCTCCAGGGCCGTGGAGCACGCTGCCCCGTGGCTGATCCTGGCGGGCTCAGGGGGCATCGCGGACATGCTGGCTGCCTTCGTGAACCAGCCCCACCTCCTGGTGCCCCAGGCAGTGGAGAAGCAGTTCAAAGAGAAGTTTCCCGGAGAACGTTTGTGCTGGGAGGACGTCGTGCACTGGACCCAGCTG CTGCAGAACATCACCTCCCACCCACACTTGCTCACCGTGCACGACTTCGAGCAGGAGGGCTCTGAGGAGCTGGACACCATCATCCTGAAGGCCCTGATAAAAG CCTGCAAGAGCCACAGCCAGGAGGCACAGGACTACCTGGACGAGCTCAAGCTGGCCGTGGCCTGGGACCGCGTGGACATCGCCAAGAGCGAGATCTTCAACGGGGACGTGGAGTGGAAG TCCCGCGACCTGGAGGAGGTGATGATGGACGCGCTGGTGAGCGACAAGCCCGAGTTCGTGCGCCTCTTCGTGGACAACGGCGCCGACGTGGCGGACTTCCTGACGTTGGGGCGGCTGCAGCAGCTGTACCGCTCGGCGCCCCCCAAGAGCCTGCTGTTCCACCTGCTGCGGCGCAAGCACGAGGAGGGCCGGCTGACGCTGGCCGGCCTGGGCGCCCAGCAGGCCCGCGAGCCGCCCGAGGGCCCGCCCGCCTTCTCCCTGCACGAGGTGTCCCGCCTGCTCAAGGACTTCCTGCACGACGCCTGCCGCGGGCTCTACCAGGCGGTGAGCGGGCCctgggccgggcggggcggggccgggccgggccaccCGGACGCTGACGGCCCGGTCCCGCAGGAGCGGGGCCCGGCCGGGCGGCCCGAGGCGCGGAAGGGGCTGCCGGACCTGAACCGGAGGAGCGAGAACCCGTGGCGGGACCTGTTCCTCTGGGCCGTGCTGCAGAACCGCCACGAGATGGCCGCCTACTTCTGGGCCATG GGCCAGGAGGGGGTGGCCGCCGCTCTGGCCGCCTGCAAGATCCTCCGTGAGATGTCCCACCTGGAGGCGGGGGCCGAG GGGGGCCGCGGCGGGAGCGAGGCCAAGTACGAGCAGCTGGCCCTGG GCCTCTTCTCCGAGTGCTACCGCAGCAGCGAGGACCGCGCCTTCGCCCTGCTGGTGCGTCGGAACCGCTGCTGGAGCAGGACCACCTGTCTGCACCTGGCCACCGAGGCCGACACCAAGGCCTTCTTTGCCCACGACGGGGTGCAG GCTTTCCTGACCAAGATCTGGTGGGGGAACATGGCCTCGGGCACGGCCATCCTGCGGCTGCTGGGGGCCTTCCTCTGCCCGGCCCTCATCTACACCAACCTCATCACCTTCAG CGAGGAGGCCCTGCTGAGGACGGTCCCCGAGGGCCTCCAGGAGCTGGACGGCCTGGACTCAGAGAGGAGCCTGCTGTGCAGCCCGGGCAGCCG GCGGGACGCGCTGACCGGGGCACCAAGGGCTCAGGGTGACGGAGGTCCACGTGCTGCCTTCCTGCTGACGCGCTGGCGGATGTTCTGGGGGGCGCCCGTGACCGTGTTCCTGGGGAACGTGGTCATGTACTTTGCCTTCCTGTTCCTGTTCACCTACGTCCTGCTGGTGGACTTCAGGCCACCTCCCCAGGGGCCGTCTGGGCCCGAGGTCACCCTGTACTTCTGGGTCTTCACACTGGTGCTGGAAGAGATCCGGCAG GGATTCTTCACGGACGAGGACACGCGTCTGGTGAAGAAGCTCACCCTCTACGTGGAAGACCACTGGAACAAGTGCGACATGGTGGCCATCTTCCTGTTCGTCGTCGGCGTCACCTGCAG gatgCTGCCCTCAGTGTTTGAGGCGGGTCGCGCGGTCCTCGCCGTGGACTTCATGGTGTTCACGCTCCGACTCATCCACATCTTCGCCATCCACAAGCAGCTGGGCCCCAAGATCATCATTGTGGAGCGGATG ATGAAGGAcgtctttttcttcctcttcttcctgagtGTGTGGCTGGTGGCCTACGGCGTGACCACACAGGCCCTGCTGCACCCCCACGACGGCCGCCTGGAGTGGGTTTTCCGCCGCGTGCTGTACCGGCCTTACCTGCAGATCTTCGGGCAGATCCCGCTGGACGAGATCGATG AAGCCCGCGTGAACTGCTCCCTACACCCCCTGCTGCAAGAGGGCTCAGCCTCCTGCCCTAACCTCTATGCCAACTGGCTGGTCATCCTCCTGCTGGTCACCTTCCTGCTGGTCACCAACGTGCTGCTCATGAACCTGCTCATCGCCATgttcag CTACACGTTCCAGGTGGTGCAGGGCAACGCGGACACGTTCTGGAAGTTCCAGCGCTACCACCTCATCGCGGAGTACCACGAGCGCCCCGCCCTGGCCCCGCCCTTCATCCTCCTCAGCCACCTGAGCCTGGCGCTCAAGAGGCTCTTCCAGAAGGGGGCTGAGCAGAGGCGGGCACGCCTGG AGAGAGACTTGGCGGAGCCCCTGGACCAGAAGATGGTCACCTGGGAGACGGTTCAGAAGGAGAACTACCTGAGCAggctggagagacagaggaaggacagCAAGGAGGAGGTTCTGAGGAAAACCGCCCACAG GGTGGACATCATAGCCAAGCACCTCGGGGGGCTGAGAGAGCAAGAAAAGCGCATCAAGCACTTGGAGTCACAG GTCAACTACTGCACAGCGCTCCTGTCCTCCATGGCCCAGGGCGGCTCCTACCGGA ACTCTCAGAACACCGAAGACGGACACCAGCAAGCCTCTGCCGAGCGCAGAGAGGGTGTGGGCAGCGGGGGGTACCCAGAGGCTGGCCGGCTGCTCTCGGACACCTGA